GACACGATCGACCCCGATCACATCGCACGCCTGGTCGAAGCGCTGGACGCCCATGATGAGGCGCCGGCAGCCTACGCCGGGGTGCGGCTGGAGAAAACCACCGGTGAGGTGGTTTCTACCATGGACACGCCCTGGGTGGCCGGCGAGCTTTTGCTTCACAATACGCTGCCGATTCACGCGGTGCTGTTTCGCGTAAGCGCTGTGAAAGCGCACGACTGTCGTTTCGATACGCAGTTCGAGCAGCTCGAGGATTGGGATTTCTGGCTCACGCTGGCGCAAACCGGTGCGTTCGTTCACGTACCGGGGCCGAGTGCGACTTACCGGCTGGGGCTGGGCGAGTCTGGCCTTTCGCAGCAGCGCGATATCGACGCCTTCCAAGCGGCCCGCCGCGCGGTATGGCAAAAGTGGCTCCCCCGGGTGGACGAGGCGTTGCTGCAAAACGGCATGGCCGTACTGGTCGACCGGCTGGAGCAGCTGGAGTGGGACACCCGTCAGCTTCACGCAAGCGAGGCGGCGCTTCACCAGCGCGATCATGAGCGCGAAGGCAAGCTTTTGGAGCTTCGTGAGCATTACGAGAAGCTTCAGAGCCTTCACAGCGAGCTTCACCAGGCCCACGGTGGGGTGTGGGAAAAGCTCGATGCGCTGGGCAAGGAGCACGAGCAGGCGCTTTCGCGTATCGACACCCTGCAGCAGGACGCCAACGCGCTCGTAGCGCTGCGCGAGCGCCACGCGGCGCTCGAAGAGCAAAGCACCCACCTGCATGAGCGCCTGGCCGGGGCCGATCACGCGCGTCTCGCGCTCGAGCAAGCCCGTGCCGATGCCGAGCACCGCGCCCATGTGCTCGGTGAAGAGCTTCACGCGCTGCGCCATTCGCGCTCGATGCGCCTGACCGCGCCGCTTCGCTGGCTGACCGAGCAACTCAGAGCGTTGAAAAACGGCTCGTTCAAGGAGCGTTTCGCCTCACCGGACGACGACCTGCCGATCGCCCGCGCCAAACAGAAAACCCCCGTGGGCGCGGTGGATGTCATCGTGCCGGTCTACAAGGGCCTGGACGAGACCCGCGACTGCCTGGAGAGCGTGTGGGCCTCCAACTCGAAGCACGCCTACCGGCTGGTGGTGATCAACGACGCAAGCCCGGAGCCGGCGCTGACCGAGTGGCTTCGCGAGGTGGCGAAGACCCGCCCGATGCTGCTGCTGGAAAACGAGGAGAACCTGGGGTTCGTGGGCACGGTGAACCGCGGCATGGCCCACTCGGAAAGTGCTGACGTGGTGCTGCTCAACAGCGACGCCGAAGTGGTCAACGACTGGCTGGACCGCCTTATAGACGCCGCCTACCGCCCCACGACCCGGCCGGTGGCGAGCGTCACGCCGTTTTCCAACAACGCGACCATCTGCAGCTACCCGCGCTTTTGCGAGGACAACCACCTGCCGGAAGGCTTCACGCTTTCCGAGCTCGACCGGCTGGTAGCGGACACCAACAAAGGCCAGGCGGTGGAAATCCCCACGGGTATTGGCTTTTGCATGTACATTCGCCGCGAAGCGCTCAATGACGTGGGTCTGTTCGATGTCGAGAATTTCGGCAAGGGCTACGGCGAAGAGAACGACTTCTGTATGCGCACGCTAAAAGCCGGCTGGTGCCACCTGCACGCCCTCGACGTCTTCGCCTGGCACAAGGGCAGCGTGAGCTTTGGCGAAAGCCAGCCGGAGCGCGTGACCAAGGCGCTGCAGGTGCTGCACGAGCTGCACCCGGACTACGAATCTCGCGTACACACGTTCATCGGGGTGGACCCGGCCCGCCAGGCGCGGCTGAACATCGACGTGGCGCGGCTTCGAAAAAGCGCCAAACCGCGCGTTTTGATGGTCAATCATCAGCGTGGCGGCGGCACCGAGCGCCACTGCCAAGAGCTGGCGGCCACGCTGAAAGGCGAAGTGGAGTGGTTGATGCTGCGGCCAAGCCCGGTGGGTGGGGCGCGGCTGACCATGCTCGATGAGGCCGAATCCATGGCGCTGGATTACGTGCTGCCGGACGCCTTTGACGAACTGGTCGACATGCTCAAGGCGCTGGGCGTGACTCACGTGCATTTTCATCACGTGCTGGGCTTCGATAAGCGCATTCTCGACCTCGCCGGCGCCCTGGGCGCCACCCAGGACGTGACGCTTCACGACTACTACGCCGTGTGCCCGCAAATTTCACTGACGCCGATCGATCATCGCTACTGCGGTGAGAAAGGCGTCGAGCAGTGCCGGCAGTGCCTTTCCGAGCAGCCGGCGCCGGACGGCAGCACCATTACCCAGTGGCGCGAGCGCCACGCGGCCTGGCTGCTCAAAAGCGACCGGGTAATTTCGCCAAGCCAGGACGCCGCCGAGCGCTTCAAGGGCTACATTCCCGAACTCGAGGTTCAGGTAGCGGTTCACCCGGACCAGGAAGGCGTTCGCTACCCGGCGCCTGCCTGGCAGGCGCCCGTGGAGGGCGAGCCGCTTCGCGTGGCGGTGATCGGCGCGCTTTCGATCATCAAGGGCGCGGACGTGCTCGAAAGTGTGGCCGCGCTTGCCAGCAAAAAAGGGCTGAACATCGAGTTCAAACTGTTTGGATTCGCCTACCGCTCGCTCAAGCCGCTACCCAACCTGAGCGTCACCGGTGCCTACCGCGACGACGAGCTGGCCGCCCTTGTCAGCGCGTGGCAGCCCCATGTTGCCTGGTTCCCGCCGATCTGGCCGGAAACCTACAGCTATACGCTGAGCACCTGTTTACAGCTGGGCCTGCCGGTGGTGGCAAGCAACCTGGGCGCCCTGCCGGAACGCCTTCAGGCGCGGCCCTGTTCCTGGCTGCTGGCCTGGGACAGCACCGCCGAACAGTGGTGTGAATGGTTCGAAGGGCTGCCTGCGCGGGCGGCCAACACCATCGAAACGGCGGCCCCTGGCGATTGGGACAACGGTCAGGCGGATTTCTACGCCAAACGCTACGTGACGCCCATTGCCCCGGCGCGGCCCGAGGCCGAGCTTGCCGCACTCCCCTCGCACTGGCAGGTACACGCGGCACAAAAAGACACCACGACCATGCGCGTGCGCAAGGCGATGGTGTCGACACTTTACTGGCTACGCGCAAGGCCGCTGCTGCGCGGGCTATCGCGGCACGTGCCGGCGGGCTGGCAGCGCAAGGTGAAAAGCCGCTTGCTGCGGGAGTCGTAGCGGGTATGGGGTTGCATACGCCACGTTTCGGAGTTTGCGTGCCGACGCTCAACGCGGGCCCAAGCTGGCTTGAATGGCTGAACCGGGCCGAGCCGGCGCTGGCCGCAGCCCACCGCCGGCTGGTGATCGACTCGAGCTCCAGTGACGCCACCGCTTCGCTGGCCGCGGAGCGCGGTTGGGAAGTACAGCACATTGCGCGCGACGCGTTCGATCACGGCGGCACCCGCCAGCGTGCGCTCGAGCTACTGGCCGACTGCGACGTGGTGGTGTTTCTGACCCAGGACGCGCTGGTGGCCGATGAAAACGCGCTGACAGCGCTGAATGAGGCTTTCAAGGCGCCCCACGTGGGCGCGGTTTTTGGTCGCCAGCTGCCGCACGACGACGCCACGCCCATTGCCGCCCACGCAAGGCTTTTTAACTACCCGGAAGAATCGAGAGTGGTGAACGAAGCCGACATTCCAACGCTTGGCCTCAAAACGGCGTTTTTATCCAACTCGTTTGCCGCTTACCGGCGCGAGGCGCTTTTGGCGGCGGGCGGGTTTCCCACCGGCACCATCCTGAGCGAGGACATGATTGCCGGTGCGCGGCTTTTACAAAACGGCTGGCAGCTCGCCTACTGCGCCAAGGCGTGCGTTCACCATTCGCACAACTACTCGCTGGGCCAGGAGTTCAAGCGCTACTTCGATATCGGCGTGCTGCACCACCGCGAGGGCTGGCTGTTGGCGTGGTTGGGCAAGGCGGAAGGCGAAGGCGGGCGCTTCGTGCGCTCGGAAATCCGCTATTTACTGCGTCACGCCCCCTGGCGCCTGCCCGAGGCCGGGCTCAGAACTTGCCTCAAGTACCTGGGCTACCGGCTGGGCAAGGCGGAAAACCGCCTTCCCGTGAGCCTGAAGCGCCGCCTTTCCATGCACCGCCGGTTTTGGGGCTAGATGTTGGGGCCAATGCGCTACCCTGGCGTTCACTGCTTGCCTCGGGCATCGTTTATCATCTGACTTTCCAGCATCGCCGTCAGGGTTTGCTCGATCGGGGTTCGCTCGAGTCCCGGTACCCAGGCGTTCAAACGCTGGGTACACGCCTTGAGCTTGGGAATCTCGTTGGCGCGCACGAACGCCGGATTGACGCGAATCTCGATGGCGTGACCTGCCAGCCGCTCGAGCGTTTGAATCAGCGCTTTCAGCGATACCGCTTGGCCGCTGCCCACGTTGACCACGCTGGCGCTCCTTGCGCCTTGCGGCCAGTGCGCCAAAAGCCGCGCGTAAATCGCCACGACGTCGCGCACATCCGAGAAGTCGCGGCTGACGTGAGTGTTGCCAAGCTCGATGACCGCCTCGCGGCGCTGAAAGTGAGCGACGATTTTCGGGACCAGAAAGTGCCCCGCCTGGCCGGGGCCGGTGTAGTTGAACGGCCGGGCGATCAACAAGGGGAGCTTTTGGGCGTAGGTAAGCGCAACGTGCTCCATGGCGAGCTTGGAGTGGGCGTAGTGGTTGACCGGCAAGGGGGCCACGCTTTCATCGATAACCGCCTGGCCGTTGGCACCGTAGACGTTGGCGCTGCTGGCGAGCAGCACCCTGGGCGGCGCGGCCAGCCCGCTCAGCGCGGCCAGCAGGTTCTCGGTGCCCAGCACGTTGACGCGATAGAAATCGAGCGGTGTCGGGTGGCCCACAAACGACAGCGCCGCCAAGTGAAACACCTGGTCCGGTGCGCTTTGCTGCACGAGACGAGAAAGGTTCGCGGCATCGCTTAGATCAATGTGATGCGTTTCATCGGCGCCGCAGGGCGTGCTTGCCAAGGCCACTACACGGTGGCCCTGGCGCTTCAAATGGGCGACGAGGTAGCGGCCAGTAAAGCCGCTGGCGCCGGTGACCAGGCTCGTGGTCATGGTGGCTCCCTTACCAAAAGGTGATCGGCGACTCAGACGCTGACGCCTTGTTGCACGCGCAGCAGATCCGCCTCGACCATCATTTTGCACAGCGTCTCCAGCGGGACCACGGGCTTCCAGCCAAGCTCGCGGTGGGCCTTGGCCGGGTCGCCGATCAGAAGCTCGACCTCGGCGGGACGATAAAACTCGGGGTTGATCACCACCCGCGTTTCGCCCGTCGCCGCGTCCTGGGCGATCTCGTTTTCGCCCTCGCCTTCCCAGCGAAGCTCGATGTTCGCTGCCTTGAAGGCGAGCGTCACGAAATCGCGCACGGTTTCGGTGCGGTGGGTGGCCAGCACGAACGTGTCCGGCTCATCGGCCTGCAGCATACGCCACATGCCCTCGACGTACTCGCGGGCAAAGCCCCAATCGCGCTTGGCGTCCAGGTTGCCCAGCGCCAAGTGGGGTTGCAGGCCAAGCTTGATACGCGCCACACCGTCGGTGATCTTGCGCGTGACGAACTCGCGCCCTCGCAGCGGCGATTCATGGTTGAACAGAATGCCGCAGGCGGCAAACAGGCCATAGGATTCGCGGTAGTTGATCGTCATCCAGTGGGCATAGAGCTTGGCCACGCCGTAGGGGCTTCGGGGGTAGAACGGCGTCGATTCGGTTTGCGGCACCTCCTGCACCTTACCAAACATCTCGGAGGTGGAGGCCTGGTAAAAGCGAATGGCGGGGTCGACGATGCGAATGGCTTCCAGCAGATTGACCACGCCAAGCCCGGTGATTTCGGCGGTGGTGATGGGCTGGTCGAACGAGACCCCGACGAAGCTCTGGGCCGCGAGGTTGTAGACTTCCTGCGGCCGGCAGCGCTGCAGCAGGCGAATGCTGGCGGACAGGTCGGTCAGGTCGAACTCGACCAGGTGCAGGTTGGGATGCCCCTGGAGTCCGAGTTCTTCGATACGCCAGAAATTCACCGAGCTGGTGCGCCGAAACGTGCCGTACACGGTGTAGCCCTTCTCCAGCAAAAGCTCGGCCAGATAAGCGCCGTCCTGCCCCGTTATCCCCGTGACGATCGCGGTCAACGCGCCGCTCTTTTTATGCTCGCCCATCATTTTATGCTCGCCTCACTCAAACCGTTGCGCCCGCTGCTGGCGCTTAAAGGTAACAGAGTGTAATCACCGCGTGTTACAGTTTTTGGTCAACGAGCGCGGCGTTCATCAGCGCTTGATAACGCCGGGCAAGCGTGGCCCAACGGCGCTGTTCGAGCCAGTCAGCGCGCGCCTGGCGGTAAACCGCCCGCTCCTGCTCGTTGGCGCTGAGCACGTGAACAACCGCCGAGGCGATCGCCTCGGGCTCGAAGCCGTCAGATTGCCACACCACGCCCGCCACTTCGTCGAAAATGGGCGCTGGGGTGGTCAAAATCATCGGGCACGCCGCCACGGCGGTGCGCACCGCAGCGCTGCTCGACTCCTGGGTGTACTGGTACGGCAGCACCACAAGGCTACATTCGGCCAAGCGGCGCTGCACCTCGTCCAGAGGCATGAAATCGGTGTACCACTCGAGGTAGCGCTCGACACCGAGCCGTTTGGCGGTGCGCTGGCAGCGCGCAAGCTCTTCCTGGGAGGCGGGCTCGTCGCGTACCGAGGTTACCAGGCGTAGCCTGGCGCCTTCGGGCAGCGCTTGGCGTTTTATCAGCGCGGCGAAGGCCTCGATCAACGTATTGACGCCCTTATGGGGCAGCAAAAAGCCGAAACAGCCGATGATCGGCGCGCCGTTGGAGGGAGTGGCTTCAACGGTGGCCTCACAACTCTGGGCCACGCCCTGAGGCATGCGAGTTACGTTGTCGGTCAGGCCGATGCGCTTCAAGTGATTAAGATCGTCCAGGGTGTGGACGAACACGCGGTCGAACTCGGCCAGCGTGGCAGCCGCCGCGCGGCGGCGGGCGGTGTCGAAATCGATCAACGGGCGCGTGGTGTGAAGGGTGATGTAAACCCGCTTGCCCTGCTCGCGACAGCGCACCACTTCCCTCGCCAGGGCGGTGTCGAGCTCGAAAAAGGCAAAGTGGTGCTGCAACCAGACGACGTTGCCCGAGGCCCCAGAAAGCGCGGGACTTGCGCCCTTTTGCCAGCTCTTTTCGGCAACGCGAACGGGATAAGCGGCGCCATCCAGCGGCGCGGTCGGGGCGTGCACGGTGAGCGCGATGGCGTCGTCGTGCGAAAGCGCCTCGAGCAGGTGGTCGCTGTACTGAGCGATGCCGCAGGCTTCGCGCCAGGTGGAAAACAGGCTGACGGAAAGCGCAGGGGCTGCGGTGTTCGTCAGCGCCTTGAGCCGGGCCAGCGCTGCCAGAATCGACGCCACCGCGCCGGGGGCGAAAAAGCGCGCGCGAATGGCCTCGTTCAGCGCCACTGGGGCCGCGTAGGCATGTTTACCGCCCAAACGAAGTGCCTGCACCTGGCGCGTGATTTCGGCCACGGTGCTGTCGACGCCGGGTTCGACCCACAGTGCCTGGTCGTTTTGAAAGTGCGACTGGGCGTGATCGAAGCAGTAGTCGATGAAGCCGGTCGTGTCGGCGCTCAGGAAGTCGGTGTGCGCGCCAAAGCCGGTGACGACCAGCCCGCGGGAGAACTCGCCGGCCTCGATCGCGGGCATGTTAAGGCCCTCGCCACGGGTGGGCAGCACCACGATATCGGCCTTTTGATACAGCGCGGCCATCTGCTCGGCGCTGTAGTCTTCCATGATGAGCGTGAGCCGCGGGCGGTAGGCGCTGCTCACGTACGTTTCGATCAGCGCCTCGACCTGGTTGTGCGGGTTGGGAAAGCTCTTGAGCGTGAGGGTAAGCGCCGAGTCTTCGCCTGCCAGACGCTCGAAGGCCTGCAGCAATACGTCTACACCCTTGCGCGGAAAGGCCGAGGAGACGTGCAGCAGGTGTACCGGGCGCCCCTGGCTTGCCCGCTCCAGATCCAGCGCCTGGCTCTCGGCGGCCAACGGGTTTTCCACCAGCGGCAGAGTAACGACGTGAATGGGCAACCTACAGCCGCTATCCATCAGCACTTTCTTGACGAACCAGGCGGTTACGATCACGCCGTGATAGTGGCGGTTGAGCGTGTCGATCATGTCCGCCGGCACCGCGGACTCCTCCCAGAAAAACAGCGCCACGGCCGTTCCAAAGGCAGGGTCGGGTGTTATGAGCGGGTAGCGGTGATAAAGCGCTATGCGCTCATTGGGGGCTAACGCCTGCCAGGGGTTGGGGTCGAGCAGGCCGTTGAGACGGGCGGCTTCCGCCTCGCCGCCAG
The window above is part of the Halomonas sp. GD1P12 genome. Proteins encoded here:
- a CDS encoding glycosyltransferase, whose product is MSSSNSNVLVNTGSSTARVSLLIRSMDRPHLQDALAGIAAQRFAGLEVLVVNAKGEPHSALPALDVPCRLVDSDTPLPRAKAANKALEAVQTPYAMFLDDDDTIDPDHIARLVEALDAHDEAPAAYAGVRLEKTTGEVVSTMDTPWVAGELLLHNTLPIHAVLFRVSAVKAHDCRFDTQFEQLEDWDFWLTLAQTGAFVHVPGPSATYRLGLGESGLSQQRDIDAFQAARRAVWQKWLPRVDEALLQNGMAVLVDRLEQLEWDTRQLHASEAALHQRDHEREGKLLELREHYEKLQSLHSELHQAHGGVWEKLDALGKEHEQALSRIDTLQQDANALVALRERHAALEEQSTHLHERLAGADHARLALEQARADAEHRAHVLGEELHALRHSRSMRLTAPLRWLTEQLRALKNGSFKERFASPDDDLPIARAKQKTPVGAVDVIVPVYKGLDETRDCLESVWASNSKHAYRLVVINDASPEPALTEWLREVAKTRPMLLLENEENLGFVGTVNRGMAHSESADVVLLNSDAEVVNDWLDRLIDAAYRPTTRPVASVTPFSNNATICSYPRFCEDNHLPEGFTLSELDRLVADTNKGQAVEIPTGIGFCMYIRREALNDVGLFDVENFGKGYGEENDFCMRTLKAGWCHLHALDVFAWHKGSVSFGESQPERVTKALQVLHELHPDYESRVHTFIGVDPARQARLNIDVARLRKSAKPRVLMVNHQRGGGTERHCQELAATLKGEVEWLMLRPSPVGGARLTMLDEAESMALDYVLPDAFDELVDMLKALGVTHVHFHHVLGFDKRILDLAGALGATQDVTLHDYYAVCPQISLTPIDHRYCGEKGVEQCRQCLSEQPAPDGSTITQWRERHAAWLLKSDRVISPSQDAAERFKGYIPELEVQVAVHPDQEGVRYPAPAWQAPVEGEPLRVAVIGALSIIKGADVLESVAALASKKGLNIEFKLFGFAYRSLKPLPNLSVTGAYRDDELAALVSAWQPHVAWFPPIWPETYSYTLSTCLQLGLPVVASNLGALPERLQARPCSWLLAWDSTAEQWCEWFEGLPARAANTIETAAPGDWDNGQADFYAKRYVTPIAPARPEAELAALPSHWQVHAAQKDTTTMRVRKAMVSTLYWLRARPLLRGLSRHVPAGWQRKVKSRLLRES
- a CDS encoding glycosyltransferase, with product MGLHTPRFGVCVPTLNAGPSWLEWLNRAEPALAAAHRRLVIDSSSSDATASLAAERGWEVQHIARDAFDHGGTRQRALELLADCDVVVFLTQDALVADENALTALNEAFKAPHVGAVFGRQLPHDDATPIAAHARLFNYPEESRVVNEADIPTLGLKTAFLSNSFAAYRREALLAAGGFPTGTILSEDMIAGARLLQNGWQLAYCAKACVHHSHNYSLGQEFKRYFDIGVLHHREGWLLAWLGKAEGEGGRFVRSEIRYLLRHAPWRLPEAGLRTCLKYLGYRLGKAENRLPVSLKRRLSMHRRFWG
- a CDS encoding NAD-dependent epimerase/dehydratase family protein, producing the protein MTTSLVTGASGFTGRYLVAHLKRQGHRVVALASTPCGADETHHIDLSDAANLSRLVQQSAPDQVFHLAALSFVGHPTPLDFYRVNVLGTENLLAALSGLAAPPRVLLASSANVYGANGQAVIDESVAPLPVNHYAHSKLAMEHVALTYAQKLPLLIARPFNYTGPGQAGHFLVPKIVAHFQRREAVIELGNTHVSRDFSDVRDVVAIYARLLAHWPQGARSASVVNVGSGQAVSLKALIQTLERLAGHAIEIRVNPAFVRANEIPKLKACTQRLNAWVPGLERTPIEQTLTAMLESQMINDARGKQ
- the gmd gene encoding GDP-mannose 4,6-dehydratase, which produces MMGEHKKSGALTAIVTGITGQDGAYLAELLLEKGYTVYGTFRRTSSVNFWRIEELGLQGHPNLHLVEFDLTDLSASIRLLQRCRPQEVYNLAAQSFVGVSFDQPITTAEITGLGVVNLLEAIRIVDPAIRFYQASTSEMFGKVQEVPQTESTPFYPRSPYGVAKLYAHWMTINYRESYGLFAACGILFNHESPLRGREFVTRKITDGVARIKLGLQPHLALGNLDAKRDWGFAREYVEGMWRMLQADEPDTFVLATHRTETVRDFVTLAFKAANIELRWEGEGENEIAQDAATGETRVVINPEFYRPAEVELLIGDPAKAHRELGWKPVVPLETLCKMMVEADLLRVQQGVSV
- a CDS encoding glycosyltransferase, whose amino-acid sequence is MDFYTRFTHHFRGDESVIKARLEVYLPVLAPVLARYPTAPVVDLGAGRGEWLELMRDNGWPASGIDTNESMAGECNARGLRVDTRDALTGLQALEDDSLSAVTGFHIAEHLPFDDLVALVQQAHRVLLPGGVLILETPNPENLTVGLWSFHLDPTHQRPLPPPLLHFLATDTGFANARIWRLNGPTPPKDSAPVRDYLDWVVSAYPDYALIAHKHTDDESAPWFEYLETQAQTQQGSLDTLAAKIEAQAEALADETDRRQRYQARVEQLGEELEGVYRSRSWRLTKPLRGVMHTRRQLAGAQGRLIRKTAQVPWLKRPALAVLNRFPALKMRVLKQMAGSSELFSRKGQFRPEDFVDLDTPVRARVRVEALTLRDTTASVSALRGLRLEGHVNGSYSLAAVNRHLLTRLAQSDNPPALWLAPHEALPEKRVNSTPGGEAEAARLNGLLDPNPWQALAPNERIALYHRYPLITPDPAFGTAVALFFWEESAVPADMIDTLNRHYHGVIVTAWFVKKVLMDSGCRLPIHVVTLPLVENPLAAESQALDLERASQGRPVHLLHVSSAFPRKGVDVLLQAFERLAGEDSALTLTLKSFPNPHNQVEALIETYVSSAYRPRLTLIMEDYSAEQMAALYQKADIVVLPTRGEGLNMPAIEAGEFSRGLVVTGFGAHTDFLSADTTGFIDYCFDHAQSHFQNDQALWVEPGVDSTVAEITRQVQALRLGGKHAYAAPVALNEAIRARFFAPGAVASILAALARLKALTNTAAPALSVSLFSTWREACGIAQYSDHLLEALSHDDAIALTVHAPTAPLDGAAYPVRVAEKSWQKGASPALSGASGNVVWLQHHFAFFELDTALAREVVRCREQGKRVYITLHTTRPLIDFDTARRRAAAATLAEFDRVFVHTLDDLNHLKRIGLTDNVTRMPQGVAQSCEATVEATPSNGAPIIGCFGFLLPHKGVNTLIEAFAALIKRQALPEGARLRLVTSVRDEPASQEELARCQRTAKRLGVERYLEWYTDFMPLDEVQRRLAECSLVVLPYQYTQESSSAAVRTAVAACPMILTTPAPIFDEVAGVVWQSDGFEPEAIASAVVHVLSANEQERAVYRQARADWLEQRRWATLARRYQALMNAALVDQKL